The Rhodospirillales bacterium genome includes the window AAGCTGCGTAATCGTTCCGGCTTTATGGGCCTTGATCGGGTTCATGACTTTCATGGCTTCGATAATCATCAGCGTATCACCTTCACGGATATCGTCGCCTTTTTTCACAAAAGCAGCCGCGCCCGGTTCGGGAGACATATAAGCCGTTCCCACCATCGGTGACGTAACAGCGCCCGGATGATCGTGGATGTCGGCAGCCGGTGCCTGCGTATTGGCGGCTTGCGGGATCGTCGGATCGGAATTCATAACGACAGGAGCCGCCGCCCCGGCCGTAACGACCTGTGATCCGCCCTTGCTGACGCGCAGGGATTGTTCCCCTTCGGCGATCTCAATCTCGCTCAAGCCTGTTTCATCAAGAAGTTCCGCCAGTTTGCGGATGGCATTTTCATCGATTTTCATGGAATTTTCTTGCGTTGTTTTTCCAAAATTTCACCGGACCCTAATCGACTTTTGACAAAATGTCAAAGCATAGACGCCAGATGGTCAAAAGCCATTGTGTATCCTTTTGCGCCATGCCCTTTGTAAACGGCAGCGGCCAGAGGTTCGATATAAGAAATGTGGCGAAAGGCTTCGCGTTTCGAAGGATCGGAATGATGAACCTCGATAATCGGGCCTTCAAACATCTTTAGCGCGTCGTGAATGGCAATAGAAGTGTGCGTATAGGCCGCCGCGTTAATAATAATGGCGCTGGCCGTTTCGCGGGCTTCCTGAATCCATGTGACCAGATCGCCTTCGTAATTCGATTGGCGCAGCTCGGCGCTCCAGCCATGTTTTTGCGCTTCTTGTTCACACATGCTCCGGATGTCTTCAAGCGTTTCATGGCCGTAAATGTCCGGTTCACGAACGCCCAGAAGATTAAGATTGGGACCGGCCAGTACCATTATATGTGTCATGGGATGCTATTTCCCGAGCTGGTCGAGGACTTTTTTAATATCCTCGGCGGTAGGCATGTTGGTGCCTGCCGGGTTGTAAATGGTTTTGCCGATCAGGAAAGTCGGCGTTGAGAAAATATCCAGCGCTTCGGCAGCATCAATATTGGCCAGCAAAGCCTGCGTTACTTCATCACTTTCCATTTCGGATTTCAAACGCTCATAATCCAGCCCAAGCTGCTCGGCCAGCCCTTCGACTTCCGCTTCCGCCACCGGGGTTTCCCGCTGCATCAAAAGATCATGGATTTCAGAGAATTTACCCTGTTTGGCGGCGGCCAGCGCCAGCCGTGCTTCATAAGCGGATTTTTCACCCAAAACCGGGAGATGAGCAATCACCACCCGGATATCGGGGTTTTGTTCAACCAGTTCCCTGACAACGGTATTGAGCATGCGGCAATAATTGCAGCGATAATCGGCAAATTCCACAATAACCCGCGATGCGTCGGGGGTGCCGAGAACCTGTCCCAGTTCAGCTTGCTGCATGTTTTTGATCGAGGCGTGAACGTTCCAGGCCTTATAACCGACCAAACCGGCGACGATAATAATGGCGGCAAACAGAAATCGTAAAAACAGGGTCACAAGCGGAATCTCCGGTTATTTTTTGGCGCGCTGATCGGCGATGGTTTGTTTCATGCCGTCAAGCCCCATATAACCACGGGCCAGATAGTCACCGATAATAAATCCGGGCGTTCCCCGAATGCCCAGTTCCTGAGCTTGTTCCATATTATCGCGGATTTGCTTGGTGATGGATTCGTCATCGGCGTCCTTGCGAAGCTTTTCAACGTCCAGCCCCAGTTTTTTGGCAATCTGTTCAAAAGTCTTTTCGTCTTTTTGGCCGGGTGATTTCATCAGCTCCATGTGGAAATCAAGATATTTACCTTGTTTGTCCGCAGCCAGTGACCAACGGGCGGCATCAACGGAGGTTTGGCTGAGGATAGGCATGTCCTTGAAGACGAATTTCAGGTTCTTGTCTTCTTTCAGCAAAGCGGCAACATCTTCCATGGCTTTTTTGCAATAGCCGCAGTTGTAATCAAAAAACTCGACAATCACGATATCGCCGTTCGGATTTCCGGCTGTCGGGGCGCCATTGAAAACGGCATCCTTGTTATCGGACAAATATGTTTTGAACTGGCTGTCCGCCGCTTCTTCCTGCTGTCTTTGATGCTTTTCAGCTGCTTCATAGAGAATTTCCGGATTATCGAGAATATATTCGCGGACAATCTCACCAATGGCTTTCTTTTGGCTGTCGGAAAAATCCGCGGCCGTGGCAGACACAGGCTGGAGAGCAATAGTGGTCGTTATCAAAGCGGCCAGAAAGCCAAATAGGCGGTATGTCACAGGAAGACTCCTTTGTTAAAATCAAATACGGGTACTAAACTAGCCTTTTTTCTCGCCTTGTTCAATATAGGCCAGAATATCTTGTGCGCGGATCCACGGCGCCGATCCTTTTTCCAGATCACGTAAGGCCACCTCAACTTGCTTTTTGGCATAATCGGTTTGGCCTTTCAGCAAGGCTTCTTCGGCCAGATGCAATTTGGCCAGCGCTTCCTGCCCCATCTGGCCGTAGGCTGTGGCCAGCAAGTGATGGGCGTAACCCGATCGAGGCTCTTCCCGCAAGGATCGTTCCAGATGATTGACCGCCTGTTGGAGCGTGGCTTTGTTATCACCCGCCGTCTCGATCAGGGCATGGGCGTAAGCTGTTCGGATCAAAGGCGCGTTGGGATAAAGGTCCAGAGATTTTTTATAAGCGGGCAGGGCTTCGGAAACCCGGCCAAAATCAACCAGCATTTGGCCTTTCAGCTCCCAGAAAAACGGGTTTTGGGGTTCTGCCGCCAACAAATCGTCGATTTCGCGCAGGGCGTCCTTCACCTGATTTTCCCGGTAGGCGGCAATGGCGCGGGCATAGCGGGCAGGGATCGATTTGTTCCGGTCGTCATAATCCCAGGCCACGCGCTCCGGGGTAATAAAGGCCTTCAGCTTGGCAATCATGCGGGCGTGTTGGTCCTGCCATTCGGGCGGATAAGCCTTGCCCTGATTGCTTGAACGCTTGTACCCCGCATCCAGCGATTCAATCCGGTCGTGGGTCAACGGGTGGGTGCGGACATATTCACTTTGTTTATCGGAGGGGAGAAGCTCCTCGCTTTCCAGCTTATGCATAAATGTTTTCAAGCCCTGCGGGTTGATGGAGGCTTTTTCCATGTAGGTTAGCGCGGCTTGGTCGGCACTCGATTCCTGCACCCGGCTAAAGGATAGAAATTTACGTTGCGCCATGGAACTGGTCCCTGTGACAATCGCCGTCCCCAGTCCGCCCTCACCCGTGGCCAGTGCCGCCCCCAGACCAAGAAGCGTTCCCAGCAGGCTTTCATAAGAGGCGCTCTCCATCGCCCCGCGCATGCGGACCAGATGGCCGCCGCGAATGTGTCCCAGTTCGTGGGCGATCACGCCGACAATTTCGGAGGCATCATCTGTGCGGGTCAAAAGCCCGGTATAGATAAAAATATTCGGACCGCCGGCGACAAAGGCGTTAATGGCAGGGTCCTGCACCAGGATAATATTGATTTGTTCCGGCGTCAGGTCCGCCGCCCGGATAACCGGATCAGCCCACTGTTTGATGAATGCCTCGATTTCGGTATCACGAATAATGACCGGCCTTGCCTGAGCCAGCGCTTGTGGACCAGAAGACAGCAGGATAGCGCACATCATCGCAAAAACAACAAAGGCTCTGTTCACGGGGGATAAAAAGCGGGTATGATTCATAAGGGCTGCCTGTTTCAAAGCCTTTCCGGTAACGCTTAACGTCTCTAATAATCTAGTATGGGCCAGTTTATCTATCAATGGGTTGATTTTTTGTGGCTGCCTGCGGCGTGGTTTGTCGTGCATAAACACCAGCGCTGGTTTGTGCTGGGTTTTATATTTGTATGCCTTTTGACCTTCCGCACGCAAGTAGAACTGATGGAGTCGATCGGTTATGGCACCGGAATTCTGGCATTGATGAAATCATCGGTCTATAACCGCGGGCTGATCATCTATAGCATTATTTTTGCGTTATATATGATTTTAGCGTATTTTTCGCCGGGAACCCAGAAAGTGATTTTTTTCGCGGCATCGCTGTCGATCTATATTCTGGCGTTTTGCTTTTCGATGATTATGATGACTCTCTAGTAAAGGATTTTTATTTTGCGCAATAAAGCAAAGACCAGAGTGAAAACCGCAAAAGGCCGCAAGACCTCGTCCAAGCGCTGGCTGGAGCGGCAACTCAACGATCCTTACGTCCGTGAAGCCGAACGGCAGGGGCTGCGTTCGCGGGCAGCTTTCAAAATCATGGAAATGGATGACAAGCTGGACATGTTTAAATCCGGGCAGGTTGTTATCGATCTGGGCGCGGCGCCGGGCGGGTGGAGCCAATACGCGGCCGATAAAGGCTGCAAGGTTGTGGCGATTGATTTACTGCCGATGGATGAGCTGGCCGGCGTAACGTTTTTCCAGATGGATTTCACCGACGATGACGCGCCGGAGACCTTGATCCGTGCCACCGGCGAAGGCGTTGATATCGTCATGTCCGACATGGCGCCCAACACGATCGGTCATAAACAGACCGATCATATACGGATTATGGCGCTGGTCGAAATGGCTTATGATTTCGCCACGCAGGTGCTAAAGCCCGATGGCACTTTTGTCGCCAAGGTGTTTCAGGGGGGTGCGGAAAATACCCTGCTGGCGCAGATGAAAAAGGATTTTAAAACCGTGCGCCATATCAAACCGCCCGCCAGCCGGAAAGAAAGCTCGGAGCAATATGTTGTGGCCACGGGGTACAGGGCGGAAACCAGTTAATCGGGCCTGTTTTTGGAGACAACGCCCAAACGCGACTGTGAACTGGGAGACAAAAAGCGTTCTATATGCTGTTTCATATCAAGTCCATCTTTGTGACGCCAAGCAATACAGGGTGATATGAAGCCGATCCCTTCTTCTTCAAAAGCGTATAATTCGGCATGAAATTGAGTTTGTGGAAAATATTTGAGAATCCCCTGTGTGATGGCTTTGTATGATTCAAGCCGTGTCACCATAGCCTTTCCGAAACTATCTAGAATAAAGTGGCGGCTGTTTTTGTCAGGGTCATCGCTATTTTTGAAATTTCTTTGGGCAAATCCCATAGAAACCTCGTGCAAATACGGATGATTTTCCCGCAGAAAATTTCTGTGACTATCAACGGCCTCGACCCACTGGGAGGCCGGTATAGCAACGTCAATAGGCAGAAAAACAACAAGAAGAGGCTTTTTTCCATCTGTTCGGCCAGCCTGTATATCTTGATGGTGACGGTAATTGAGATCACTTAAATATGATTTGATATAGGCTCTGAAATTACAACCAAAATCCTCTGTGTAGGCATTAATCTTACCTATTAGCTTTGCAAATAGTGGTTCGTCAGGTTCGGATAGAGCTGGCGCACTTTCACCAAAAGCATAAATAATTCTTCCCTTATCATCGGCCATGGTGGTTATTCTTTAGCTGTTTTTAGTCAGGTTTAGGGCACGAAACACTTCTAAGGTGCAGGCGCCCTTTACGGGCGCGGTATAGATAATCAGAAAGTATTTCACGGATATCCATGTTCTTGTTGCCGTCTTTGCGCGTAACAAGGGCAGACAGAATCACAATAGGATTTTGTGCATCGGCATCATTACTTGCTAATCGTACAGCCGGTCGCACATCCAATTCAGGCAGATGGCGTTTCATAATGTTAGCAAAGTTCTTGAATGCCTTTAAGCCGCCAACCAGATGTTCGCCAAAAACTCTTATATCTATTTGTTGGGGAGAAAAAACATCGTGGACAGAGGTTTTTGCTTGTTCTTGTTTGGCGCGCTGTTGAACACGAACAAATTCTTTGGGTTCGATGGCCCGCATTTTATCCTGAAAATCGGTAACGACGTCTGCCCACATTGAATAAGGAATGCTGATATTAAGGGGGAAATACTGGCCCGTCATAGGTCCGGCTTTTTTTACAAAATCAGGGCCATATTCCTGAACCATGCGCGCATGGTCTTGATTAATGGCCCCGAGCGCGCTGCTTAAATATATTTCGAGATCATCAAACAAAGGATATTTGCTTGCGGCCTCGTCA containing:
- the accB gene encoding acetyl-CoA carboxylase biotin carboxyl carrier protein, producing the protein MKIDENAIRKLAELLDETGLSEIEIAEGEQSLRVSKGGSQVVTAGAAAPVVMNSDPTIPQAANTQAPAADIHDHPGAVTSPMVGTAYMSPEPGAAAFVKKGDDIREGDTLMIIEAMKVMNPIKAHKAGTITQLLVENGQPVEYGDVLMVIE
- a CDS encoding 3-dehydroquinate dehydratase translates to MTHIMVLAGPNLNLLGVREPDIYGHETLEDIRSMCEQEAQKHGWSAELRQSNYEGDLVTWIQEARETASAIIINAAAYTHTSIAIHDALKMFEGPIIEVHHSDPSKREAFRHISYIEPLAAAVYKGHGAKGYTMAFDHLASML
- a CDS encoding DsbA family protein, whose amino-acid sequence is MTLFLRFLFAAIIIVAGLVGYKAWNVHASIKNMQQAELGQVLGTPDASRVIVEFADYRCNYCRMLNTVVRELVEQNPDIRVVIAHLPVLGEKSAYEARLALAAAKQGKFSEIHDLLMQRETPVAEAEVEGLAEQLGLDYERLKSEMESDEVTQALLANIDAAEALDIFSTPTFLIGKTIYNPAGTNMPTAEDIKKVLDQLGK
- a CDS encoding DsbA family protein codes for the protein MTYRLFGFLAALITTTIALQPVSATAADFSDSQKKAIGEIVREYILDNPEILYEAAEKHQRQQEEAADSQFKTYLSDNKDAVFNGAPTAGNPNGDIVIVEFFDYNCGYCKKAMEDVAALLKEDKNLKFVFKDMPILSQTSVDAARWSLAADKQGKYLDFHMELMKSPGQKDEKTFEQIAKKLGLDVEKLRKDADDESITKQIRDNMEQAQELGIRGTPGFIIGDYLARGYMGLDGMKQTIADQRAKK
- a CDS encoding M48 family metalloprotease, giving the protein MNHTRFLSPVNRAFVVFAMMCAILLSSGPQALAQARPVIIRDTEIEAFIKQWADPVIRAADLTPEQINIILVQDPAINAFVAGGPNIFIYTGLLTRTDDASEIVGVIAHELGHIRGGHLVRMRGAMESASYESLLGTLLGLGAALATGEGGLGTAIVTGTSSMAQRKFLSFSRVQESSADQAALTYMEKASINPQGLKTFMHKLESEELLPSDKQSEYVRTHPLTHDRIESLDAGYKRSSNQGKAYPPEWQDQHARMIAKLKAFITPERVAWDYDDRNKSIPARYARAIAAYRENQVKDALREIDDLLAAEPQNPFFWELKGQMLVDFGRVSEALPAYKKSLDLYPNAPLIRTAYAHALIETAGDNKATLQQAVNHLERSLREEPRSGYAHHLLATAYGQMGQEALAKLHLAEEALLKGQTDYAKKQVEVALRDLEKGSAPWIRAQDILAYIEQGEKKG
- a CDS encoding RlmE family RNA methyltransferase — translated: MRNKAKTRVKTAKGRKTSSKRWLERQLNDPYVREAERQGLRSRAAFKIMEMDDKLDMFKSGQVVIDLGAAPGGWSQYAADKGCKVVAIDLLPMDELAGVTFFQMDFTDDDAPETLIRATGEGVDIVMSDMAPNTIGHKQTDHIRIMALVEMAYDFATQVLKPDGTFVAKVFQGGAENTLLAQMKKDFKTVRHIKPPASRKESSEQYVVATGYRAETS